One genomic window of Methanosalsum zhilinae DSM 4017 includes the following:
- a CDS encoding UvrD-helicase domain-containing protein, with translation MVSREPNRYQKQLIEALEGIYLVDAGPGTGKTYTISLRYSHILENRDVEPDDILLITFTENAAQNMKERIINTCSCDRSALRDAPISTFHGLCNQILRTHGFEAPEVLGIDERISSNIQVIENEILEMQEFGNFMTIFMDRYPNYRDYYASLYHEGEMLNLIRSLASRGIFPTRDGWFQDCEKELDGDYEWFIDIFRKANAPIPGSRSMKQSVLRKGMNDYKNRCFLPGAPNFDDICEDTQVSEHLSINAFNEDREEFKNFVHDVYFHYIEYMLGRNYINFSFMLMFAYVLLFENHALRERIRYRYIMIDEFQDTNEIQFKLSLLLCRGNLCVVGDWKQSIFSFQHASVKNITEFEPRILKYIDELNLDHRRIDYSVDNIRQIHLMENYRSAPEIIDFSERALVAKATKDEDLDIDAVQAKITHLEAAGNSGPSEICSYAFDDQKEGILWKINELVNNPDYIVHENGKSRLVKYCDIAVLVRKRKFGMELLILAEKHDIPVAYEGGIELFSTPASLLLLAWFRILKNISSSRGWAVVLENAGYSLEMTGSIIDGKDYPQDMLEFHSRLSSMDTAGSIARTVFDKYGLDSTITDRIIDVLESVSGTSKMNIGQIISFMEQNIDNGTTYDVDSTRRGDVFRIQTIHSAKGLEYPVVILPDMDVRHQAGNSSIDFRDPLGLRQKKIYSSDPYPFIYDNWRYYLLSKVVDADYDEERRLRYVAITRAQNYLFLTTECKNQSQLFINLGTEPVVTEPEIFPVPVQESDINRLKVDGDVQPAPVKLSCHSLMNIAPSAGEGGKGMEYGTAVHSFAQRYASDKTVRPRTPDENNVKKLLDSLDGELISEIECILPIDHEGRRILFTGIIDLVHIHGDRVDIIDYKTDRSMSNHDEYVKQLSLYYHVLSGIYKDKRVQAYIYYTAEDKPVHIEHLLTIDEIKDLINSLPLLNNDARSRIPDMH, from the coding sequence GTGGTAAGCAGGGAGCCTAACAGATATCAAAAACAGCTCATTGAAGCTCTGGAAGGCATATACCTGGTAGATGCAGGACCTGGTACAGGGAAAACGTATACAATTTCCTTAAGGTATTCTCATATTCTGGAAAACAGGGATGTTGAACCAGATGATATCCTGCTGATTACCTTCACTGAGAATGCAGCCCAGAACATGAAGGAGCGCATCATCAATACATGCAGTTGCGACCGCTCTGCGCTAAGGGATGCACCCATATCCACATTCCATGGACTGTGTAACCAAATTCTTAGAACACATGGTTTCGAGGCACCAGAGGTACTTGGTATTGATGAACGGATCTCATCCAACATTCAGGTAATTGAGAATGAAATTCTTGAAATGCAGGAGTTCGGGAATTTTATGACTATTTTCATGGATAGGTACCCCAATTACCGGGATTATTATGCAAGCCTCTACCATGAGGGTGAGATGCTCAACCTGATCAGATCACTGGCTTCCAGAGGTATATTTCCAACCAGGGATGGCTGGTTTCAGGATTGTGAAAAAGAACTGGATGGTGATTATGAATGGTTCATAGATATATTCAGAAAGGCCAATGCTCCTATACCCGGCTCAAGAAGCATGAAACAGTCTGTTTTAAGAAAAGGTATGAATGATTATAAGAACAGATGTTTTTTACCCGGTGCTCCCAATTTTGACGATATCTGCGAGGATACTCAGGTATCTGAACATCTTTCAATAAATGCGTTCAATGAAGATCGGGAAGAATTTAAAAATTTTGTTCATGATGTATATTTTCACTATATTGAATACATGCTTGGGAGAAATTACATAAATTTCAGTTTCATGCTAATGTTTGCGTATGTTCTGCTCTTTGAGAATCATGCCCTGCGGGAAAGAATACGGTACAGGTACATCATGATCGATGAATTCCAGGATACCAATGAGATTCAGTTCAAGCTCTCCCTTCTTCTATGCAGGGGGAATCTGTGTGTTGTAGGGGACTGGAAACAGAGCATTTTCTCGTTTCAACATGCATCTGTGAAAAATATTACAGAATTTGAACCAAGAATACTGAAATATATTGATGAACTCAATCTTGATCATAGGAGAATAGACTATAGCGTGGATAATATCCGGCAGATCCACTTAATGGAAAATTATCGCTCAGCTCCTGAGATCATAGATTTCTCAGAAAGGGCACTGGTGGCAAAGGCGACCAAAGATGAGGATCTGGACATCGATGCTGTACAGGCGAAAATAACACATCTGGAAGCTGCAGGAAACAGCGGACCTTCAGAGATCTGCTCATATGCATTTGATGATCAGAAAGAGGGTATACTATGGAAAATAAATGAATTAGTTAATAACCCTGATTATATTGTTCATGAGAATGGAAAAAGTCGTCTGGTTAAATATTGTGATATAGCAGTGCTTGTAAGGAAGCGAAAATTTGGAATGGAACTGCTCATTCTGGCAGAAAAACATGATATCCCTGTAGCCTATGAGGGAGGAATTGAACTGTTCAGCACTCCAGCTTCCCTCCTATTGCTGGCATGGTTTCGAATACTGAAGAATATCAGCTCATCAAGGGGCTGGGCTGTGGTTCTGGAAAATGCAGGTTATTCTCTGGAAATGACCGGATCAATAATTGATGGAAAAGATTATCCTCAGGATATGCTGGAGTTTCACAGCCGACTAAGCAGTATGGATACTGCCGGTTCAATTGCCAGGACAGTATTTGATAAATATGGTCTTGACAGCACTATCACGGACAGAATAATAGATGTTCTTGAGTCCGTATCCGGTACCTCAAAAATGAATATTGGCCAGATAATCTCTTTTATGGAACAGAACATAGATAATGGCACAACCTATGATGTTGACAGCACGCGCAGAGGGGATGTGTTTCGTATCCAGACCATACACAGTGCCAAGGGACTGGAATATCCTGTTGTAATACTGCCTGATATGGATGTTCGCCATCAGGCCGGTAACAGCTCCATTGATTTCAGGGATCCCCTTGGACTAAGGCAGAAGAAGATATATTCATCTGATCCTTATCCTTTTATTTATGACAATTGGAGATATTATCTGCTTTCAAAAGTGGTTGATGCGGATTATGATGAAGAACGCAGATTACGTTATGTAGCCATAACAAGAGCACAGAATTACCTTTTCCTGACAACAGAATGTAAAAATCAATCACAGTTGTTCATAAATCTTGGAACTGAACCTGTTGTCACAGAACCTGAAATTTTCCCTGTTCCAGTACAGGAATCTGATATCAATAGGCTGAAAGTGGATGGTGATGTACAGCCTGCACCTGTCAAGCTTTCCTGTCATAGTCTTATGAATATTGCACCATCTGCAGGAGAGGGAGGAAAGGGTATGGAATATGGAACTGCTGTTCACAGTTTTGCACAGAGATATGCATCTGATAAAACGGTGCGACCCAGAACCCCAGACGAGAATAATGTTAAGAAACTGCTTGATTCACTGGATGGTGAACTTATTTCTGAGATCGAGTGCATTCTCCCGATTGATCATGAAGGTAGACGTATCCTGTTTACAGGAATAATTGATCTGGTCCATATTCATGGGGATAGAGTTGATATCATTGACTACAAAACTGACCGGAGCATGTCAAATCACGATGAGTATGTGAAGCAGTTGAGCCTTTATTATCATGTGCTTTCAGGAATCTATAAAGATAAGCGTGTTCAGGCATACATTTACTATACTGCAGAAGACAAACCTGTGCATATAGAACACTTGCTGACCATTGATGAGATAAAGGACCTGATCAATTCTCTGCCTTTGCTCAATAACGATGCCAGATCCAGGATCCCAGATATGCATTGA
- a CDS encoding Hsp20/alpha crystallin family protein, with the protein MVNEGIIKSPFVYTCTDDSGRNLHIEIDLPGVQKEDIVFKMRPDSFSVRAIKRNLKYAASYLTCCPVIADRAVAQFSNGRLYVSVPYQEASSEVKVKIN; encoded by the coding sequence ATGGTAAATGAGGGTATAATCAAATCACCTTTTGTATATACGTGTACCGATGATAGTGGCAGGAACCTGCATATTGAGATCGATCTTCCAGGTGTACAGAAAGAAGATATTGTTTTCAAGATGCGGCCTGACAGCTTTTCAGTAAGGGCCATCAAAAGGAATCTAAAATACGCTGCATCATATCTTACATGCTGTCCTGTAATTGCTGACAGGGCAGTGGCTCAATTTTCAAATGGCAGGCTGTACGTATCTGTACCGTATCAGGAAGCATCTTCAGAAGTAAAGGTAAAAATCAATTGA
- a CDS encoding Hsp20/alpha crystallin family protein yields the protein MVKSRVAPCVFTCISDDGKLLNIEIDLPGVEKEDIQFKMTEMGFSVRAHNREDDIEYMGTYTLCCPVVPDKATAAYDNGMLLATVPYEEAHEEVDVDIK from the coding sequence ATGGTGAAATCAAGAGTAGCACCCTGTGTATTTACATGTATAAGTGACGATGGAAAACTGCTGAACATAGAGATCGATCTGCCTGGAGTAGAGAAAGAGGATATTCAGTTCAAGATGACTGAAATGGGATTTTCAGTCAGGGCACATAACAGGGAGGATGATATAGAGTATATGGGTACATACACATTGTGCTGTCCTGTAGTTCCGGATAAAGCCACCGCAGCCTATGATAATGGCATGCTGCTTGCAACAGTCCCTTATGAGGAAGCTCATGAGGAAGTAGATGTGGATATCAAATGA
- a CDS encoding ferritin family protein, whose product MLSEIPIQIENVEFKNIDKEIMRAAMIAELDAINLYEQMADLTDDEDIKEVLLDIAREEKIHVAMFETVLLQVDEEFLKVYSDYSLARSRD is encoded by the coding sequence TTGCTATCAGAAATACCAATACAGATCGAAAATGTAGAATTTAAAAACATTGATAAGGAAATAATGAGAGCTGCCATGATTGCGGAACTGGATGCAATAAACCTGTACGAACAGATGGCAGACCTTACCGATGATGAGGATATAAAAGAAGTATTACTGGACATTGCCAGAGAAGAAAAAATACATGTAGCAATGTTTGAAACCGTACTTCTCCAGGTTGATGAAGAATTTTTGAAAGTATATTCCGATTATTCACTTGCACGAAGCAGGGATTAA
- a CDS encoding ferritin-like domain-containing protein, protein MLSKIPINLSKVKKDDINKEILRAAIIAELDAINLYEQMADLTDNQNLKDVLLDVAKEEKTHVGEFQTMLLREDQEQEEELEAGKSEVEEDILKK, encoded by the coding sequence ATGCTATCCAAGATTCCTATAAATCTATCAAAAGTTAAGAAAGATGATATCAACAAAGAAATACTTCGTGCTGCCATAATTGCAGAACTGGATGCAATAAACCTGTATGAACAGATGGCAGACCTTACTGACAACCAGAATCTCAAGGATGTTCTCCTTGATGTTGCAAAGGAAGAAAAAACTCATGTAGGGGAATTCCAGACAATGTTGCTAAGAGAGGATCAGGAACAGGAAGAAGAACTGGAGGCCGGTAAAAGCGAAGTTGAAGAGGATATTCTCAAAAAATGA
- a CDS encoding DUF2769 domain-containing protein → MERANNWRNKYGRYSGICASYHHSKGCICRNCPTYPQDEGFMYCAKGPSDAAGRKNGCMCPECIVYDKFKLEGRYFCQDRK, encoded by the coding sequence ATGGAGAGGGCCAATAACTGGAGAAATAAATATGGACGTTATTCCGGGATATGTGCATCCTATCATCATTCAAAAGGATGTATTTGCAGGAACTGCCCAACATATCCGCAGGACGAAGGATTCATGTACTGTGCAAAGGGTCCCAGTGATGCAGCAGGACGTAAAAATGGCTGCATGTGTCCGGAATGTATTGTATACGATAAGTTTAAATTAGAAGGCAGATACTTCTGTCAGGATAGAAAATAG
- a CDS encoding pentapeptide repeat-containing protein yields MKYRSGIIGPLILIVAGILLLLNNLAMLPGGFWWTLWKFWPAIFIIAGIDIIANHVRSGFLAYALYITETVIIAILIIAAWINAGTTPSFLPAFIPSIITGGPDMAVSGNYIFQDLSHANFSGTNLAGSNFIMVDISHTNFSGADIRGANIVMADMSYADLSHARIDGTNFVMTDMSNANLEGTELDRANLVFVNRA; encoded by the coding sequence ATGAAGTACAGATCTGGCATAATCGGTCCTCTAATACTGATCGTAGCCGGCATATTGTTACTGCTGAACAACCTGGCAATGCTTCCAGGAGGATTCTGGTGGACCCTGTGGAAATTCTGGCCTGCGATATTCATTATTGCAGGTATAGACATAATTGCAAATCATGTGAGATCAGGATTTCTGGCATATGCCCTGTACATAACTGAGACAGTGATCATTGCAATTCTGATAATTGCAGCATGGATCAATGCAGGTACTACACCATCATTCTTACCAGCCTTCATTCCATCAATAATTACAGGCGGGCCTGATATGGCAGTATCAGGAAATTATATTTTTCAGGATTTAAGTCATGCTAATTTCAGTGGTACAAATCTTGCAGGTTCAAATTTCATAATGGTTGATATCAGCCATACAAATTTTTCAGGCGCAGATATAAGGGGTGCAAATATTGTTATGGCAGATATGAGTTATGCAGACCTGAGCCATGCAAGAATTGATGGTACCAACTTTGTAATGACCGACATGAGCAATGCCAATCTGGAAGGAACAGAGCTTGACAGAGCAAACCTTGTATTCGTGAACAGAGCTTAA
- a CDS encoding PspC domain-containing protein, whose translation MDNQKKLTRSRDDRMIAGVCGGLGKYFDIDSTVVRLIFIVAILIDGLGILIYIAMAIIVPEEKTNVRKYQPEKEGLPESDDERTEGGQENTEQEYEKAETPEEHRKQDHENAGKDSQRDEGPAWIGIGLILIGVFLILDRIDIFWWLSWNILWPLLIVFIGIWILVRRGG comes from the coding sequence ATGGATAACCAGAAAAAATTGACCCGCAGCCGGGATGATCGCATGATTGCCGGTGTTTGTGGAGGTCTTGGGAAATACTTTGACATCGATTCAACTGTAGTAAGATTGATTTTTATTGTAGCTATCCTGATAGACGGGCTTGGAATCCTGATATATATAGCCATGGCAATAATTGTACCTGAAGAAAAAACCAATGTACGCAAGTATCAGCCTGAAAAAGAAGGACTGCCGGAAAGTGATGATGAGCGTACTGAAGGTGGTCAGGAAAATACAGAACAGGAATATGAAAAAGCTGAAACTCCAGAAGAGCACAGAAAGCAGGATCATGAGAATGCGGGCAAAGATAGTCAAAGGGACGAAGGGCCAGCATGGATTGGAATAGGACTTATACTGATCGGTGTTTTTCTTATATTGGACAGGATAGATATATTCTGGTGGCTTAGCTGGAATATTCTGTGGCCTTTATTGATAGTATTTATTGGCATATGGATACTTGTAAGGCGTGGTGGATGA
- a CDS encoding SO_0444 family Cu/Zn efflux transporter yields MTYFDFLISFIYGSAIESLNIFAEAAPYLLLGFAVAGLLKIFLPDEKIIQYLGSSAGRVRSVLNASVAGVPLPLCSCGVVPAALSLRRRGATKGATLSFLISTPETGVDSISITYALLDPIMTIFRPIATFITASAAGIADNLLEKDKPVPTSRQILDTSPTSSITEDVQNSCSCEDECCSIQDRETLHQKLGRGARYAYIDLVADISKWLIIGIILAGMITYIMPSEIVQAYLGGGVASMLIMLVIGIPLYICATASTPLAAAFIVAGVSPGAAFVFLLAGPATNAATITMVAKFLGTRTAMIYISVIAICSIIFGLLLDYIYFRMGIEATAIVGSASDLLPAEVKAISAAILACLIIYATYMRSYRKTCTDEV; encoded by the coding sequence GTGACATACTTTGATTTCCTTATCTCATTTATATATGGTAGCGCAATTGAATCGCTGAACATCTTTGCAGAAGCAGCTCCGTATCTACTTCTGGGATTTGCAGTGGCTGGTCTTCTAAAGATATTCCTTCCTGATGAAAAGATCATTCAATATCTGGGATCATCGGCAGGCAGGGTGAGATCAGTACTCAATGCATCAGTTGCAGGAGTCCCACTGCCTCTCTGTTCCTGTGGTGTTGTTCCTGCAGCACTCTCTCTTAGAAGAAGAGGTGCTACAAAAGGTGCAACACTTTCTTTTTTGATCTCCACGCCAGAAACAGGAGTGGATTCGATATCAATAACCTATGCCCTGCTGGACCCTATCATGACAATCTTCCGGCCAATTGCTACATTTATCACTGCCTCTGCCGCAGGTATTGCAGATAATCTTCTGGAAAAGGATAAACCAGTTCCCACATCCAGGCAGATACTCGATACGTCGCCCACATCTTCGATAACTGAAGATGTTCAAAATTCCTGTTCATGTGAAGACGAATGCTGCAGCATCCAGGATCGTGAAACACTTCACCAGAAACTTGGACGGGGTGCAAGGTATGCCTACATCGATCTGGTAGCAGATATTTCAAAGTGGCTTATTATCGGAATAATTCTGGCCGGTATGATAACATATATAATGCCTTCTGAAATTGTGCAGGCATACCTGGGAGGTGGTGTGGCTTCAATGTTAATCATGCTTGTTATCGGTATTCCGCTATATATCTGTGCAACAGCTTCAACACCTCTTGCAGCCGCATTCATTGTTGCAGGAGTAAGTCCCGGTGCTGCCTTTGTATTCCTTCTTGCAGGTCCGGCAACCAATGCAGCAACCATCACAATGGTAGCAAAATTTCTTGGAACAAGAACTGCAATGATCTATATTTCAGTTATTGCAATATGCTCTATTATCTTCGGGCTTTTACTTGACTACATCTATTTCAGGATGGGGATTGAAGCAACGGCCATTGTAGGAAGCGCCAGTGACCTTTTGCCTGCTGAAGTGAAGGCAATTTCTGCAGCAATACTTGCATGTTTGATAATATATGCCACCTATATGCGCAGCTACAGAAAAACATGTACTGACGAGGTATGA
- a CDS encoding ArsR/SmtB family transcription factor yields MSVSCERIDRKLINEMVSHIPGNEALDRMVTIFHILQSDTRLRILFLLSQKQMCVCELEAGLDVTQSAISHSLSIMKNAGIVGVKREGRFAIYFIHDEEIRKMMQICRKYAEERSR; encoded by the coding sequence ATGTCTGTTTCATGCGAAAGAATTGACAGAAAACTGATCAATGAAATGGTATCACACATACCAGGAAACGAAGCACTTGACAGAATGGTTACCATATTCCATATTCTCCAGTCAGATACCAGACTCAGGATACTATTCCTTCTTTCACAAAAGCAGATGTGTGTCTGTGAGCTTGAAGCCGGACTGGATGTTACCCAGTCTGCCATTTCACACAGCCTGAGTATCATGAAGAATGCGGGTATTGTAGGCGTAAAGCGTGAAGGAAGATTTGCAATCTATTTTATTCACGATGAGGAAATCAGAAAAATGATGCAGATCTGCAGAAAGTATGCAGAGGAGAGGAGCAGGTGA
- a CDS encoding energy-coupling factor transporter transmembrane component T family protein, whose translation MTNLFFSYFPGDSFLHRLDPRTKIISLICISIAVFAAGIPEHFATLVILFMICSYISGTGFRAFWHSLKPMMIFFPLIFFMQLFLTQGDLIFSIGPLKPTYEGLELGLTVVTRFVLLILFATILTATTRPSMITNGLERLFRPLPLKAAGITSHDLAAMMSLSIRFIPMFFENARQIREAQISRGMDPRHNILRAVSSISVPLIISSIRDADDLTMAMQSRCYQGISRTYLHELEMNGIDWAVLICVPAILIFVVLY comes from the coding sequence ATGACAAATCTGTTCTTTTCCTATTTCCCTGGAGACTCATTTTTGCACCGTCTTGATCCCAGGACCAAAATAATTTCTCTAATTTGTATTAGCATTGCTGTGTTTGCTGCAGGTATTCCTGAACATTTTGCAACCCTTGTAATCCTTTTTATGATTTGCTCATATATTTCAGGCACGGGATTCAGGGCTTTCTGGCATTCACTCAAACCAATGATGATATTTTTTCCTCTGATATTTTTTATGCAGTTGTTCCTTACCCAAGGTGACCTGATATTTTCAATAGGTCCGCTTAAACCAACCTATGAAGGTCTTGAACTGGGTCTGACTGTGGTAACACGGTTTGTACTGCTAATACTCTTTGCAACCATCCTTACAGCAACAACCAGGCCTTCAATGATAACTAACGGGCTTGAACGATTATTTCGACCCCTTCCTCTAAAGGCTGCAGGTATCACTTCTCATGACCTTGCAGCAATGATGTCACTGTCTATCAGGTTCATTCCAATGTTTTTTGAGAATGCACGTCAGATAAGAGAAGCACAGATATCAAGGGGTATGGATCCACGTCATAATATCCTGCGAGCAGTATCGTCCATATCAGTTCCCCTGATAATCAGTTCGATCAGGGATGCAGATGATCTGACTATGGCAATGCAGAGCCGATGTTATCAGGGGATATCACGTACATACCTTCATGAACTGGAAATGAACGGTATCGACTGGGCTGTCCTTATATGCGTACCTGCAATTCTGATATTTGTTGTACTTTACTGA
- a CDS encoding energy-coupling factor transporter ATPase, translating into MRSETIIKVDNIYYSYPDGTPALNGISLDIKRGEFVALVGKNGCGKSTLIKHLNGLLIPDRGAVTVNGMDTSLPSNLWTIRQVVGMVFQNPDTQFVRTTVEEDVAFGPENLALSSENIKKRTDRALSDTSMEEFRDREPKSLSGGQMQRAAIAGVMAMDPECIIFDEVTSMLDQGGRLEILTYLNNIRSSGRTMIYVTHMLEEVLNADRIVLMDNNEIRYTGPPSEFFMQEGLEEMGIDVPDIIQLIRRLQQANIIEPDFHFTDINRLADRICQSLSGI; encoded by the coding sequence ATGAGATCTGAGACTATCATCAAAGTGGATAACATATACTATAGTTATCCTGACGGCACCCCAGCACTTAACGGAATCAGTCTTGATATAAAAAGAGGAGAATTCGTTGCACTGGTCGGTAAAAACGGATGCGGAAAATCTACCCTGATAAAGCACCTCAATGGATTGCTGATACCTGATAGAGGAGCTGTCACTGTAAACGGAATGGATACTTCGCTACCCTCCAATCTATGGACGATACGCCAAGTTGTAGGTATGGTCTTCCAGAACCCAGATACACAATTTGTCAGGACAACAGTTGAAGAAGATGTAGCCTTTGGTCCTGAAAATCTGGCACTGTCCTCTGAAAACATAAAAAAACGAACAGATAGGGCATTATCAGATACCTCAATGGAAGAGTTCAGGGACAGAGAACCAAAAAGCCTTAGCGGAGGACAGATGCAGAGAGCAGCCATTGCAGGCGTCATGGCAATGGATCCCGAATGCATTATCTTTGACGAGGTAACATCCATGCTGGATCAGGGAGGACGCCTGGAAATACTTACCTATCTGAATAATATAAGAAGCAGCGGCAGAACAATGATCTATGTGACCCATATGCTGGAAGAGGTTCTCAATGCTGACAGAATAGTACTGATGGATAATAATGAGATCAGGTATACAGGGCCACCATCTGAGTTCTTTATGCAGGAAGGACTGGAAGAGATGGGAATAGATGTACCAGACATCATACAGCTGATCAGGCGCCTTCAACAGGCGAACATAATTGAACCAGATTTTCATTTTACAGATATTAACAGGCTTGCTGATAGAATATGTCAATCACTCTCAGGAATATAA
- a CDS encoding biotin transporter BioY, whose translation MVYNETDSPPPESDDLRKMVFAALFAALISVGAYIRVPIPISPVPLTAQVLFVFLAGTMLGKKWGTISVLVYLLLGIIGLPVFAGGASGLGILLGPTGGYLVGFVFAALLIGYLKEIRTPERFISNASIIICGLAVIYLAGVTQMMAVADLELIEALTIGVVPFVIADLIKVSIASYITTKYEI comes from the coding sequence ATGGTTTACAATGAAACTGATTCACCCCCACCAGAGTCTGATGATCTAAGAAAAATGGTATTTGCAGCACTGTTTGCTGCACTGATCTCAGTTGGTGCCTATATAAGAGTCCCCATCCCGATCAGTCCGGTTCCCCTAACAGCACAGGTTCTTTTCGTATTTCTGGCAGGAACCATGCTTGGGAAAAAATGGGGTACCATCAGTGTACTTGTTTATTTATTGCTTGGAATCATAGGTCTGCCTGTGTTTGCAGGAGGTGCATCCGGGCTTGGAATTCTGCTAGGTCCAACCGGAGGATATCTTGTAGGATTTGTATTTGCTGCATTACTGATCGGATATCTCAAAGAAATCAGAACTCCAGAGCGGTTTATATCCAATGCTTCAATAATCATATGTGGACTGGCTGTGATCTATCTTGCAGGTGTCACCCAGATGATGGCAGTTGCAGATCTGGAACTGATTGAAGCACTGACTATTGGAGTTGTTCCCTTTGTTATTGCCGATCTGATAAAGGTATCAATTGCTTCATACATCACAACAAAATATGAGATCTGA